One Phycisphaerae bacterium RAS2 DNA window includes the following coding sequences:
- the hgdC gene encoding Activator of (R)-2-hydroxyglutaryl-CoA dehydratase has product MNHAPNHEADHGHTHTGGCCSSTGAAASGNGTSGGSFADKGFAAKNGGSSGGGCSSGGCCSSKSGDSSLTSQAPGLVQLNVGIIKSEKTKPVIEDLPFAPTEKYPQGLFIGLDVGSTTVKYVVVDPVTDEILAKDYQRHDTKQPEKCIEMFGQIAQQFHDVPRNAFRIFMTGSGGSSIGKRIGARFVQEVNAVSLAVEKLYPDVQSVVELGGQDAKIIVFKTDESTGKKKKIPSMNDKCAGGTGAVIDKINAKLKIPTEQLCEMGYVGLRLHPVAGKCGVFAETDINGLQKQGVPPDELMASLFESIIQQNLAVLTRGHTLRPQLLLLGGPNCYIKGMRDCWRHNVPAIWRERKIEFDESKPIEELIVVPDNAQYFAALGAVEYAKIEVQDNPDFGVFRGLDELKWYITVGRIEEKKAAGSKGLWKDEADLAAFKEKYRHAKWEAPRFTPGSTVRAFIGVDGGSTSTKGVLVDEEKNVVGRAYQLSKGNPIEDTMEIFALLEKQVADQGCKLEVLGVGTTGYAKDILKDVLKADVALVETVAHTQAGLHFYPDTDVIVDVGGQDIKLIILKNGQVKDFKLNTQCSAGNGYFLQSTAQGFGFKVEDFADIAFSAEAMPSFGYGCAVFMQSDIVDFQRQGWSPNEIMAGLCDVLPKNIWLYVSQIPNLAKLGTKFILQGGTQHNLAAVKTQVDFITSRFKGMATQPTVTVHKFCGEAGAIGCAVEAHRMFTELGHRSSFIGLERVQQITYRTTRNENTRCYFCKNKCLRTFIDVKTGEEQADGLQSVGIGDTHPSRDREGAGSGVLVSLTTQIIKQGPEAGHPTRIKHGSVASAAASSQESDGSQSVGVKGSVEGAAANAKPAKSKSKVALEEGEQRLIIATCEKGTVEDVNDMREIKAGLDAIKKAYPNFAEICAREAFAPADVPCVADDVAEAEKAAAGFGLPDRLVLPAVRRKREAARQRVELLKKRGDIRIGMPRVLNMYSMGPWFMGYFQALGIRSANLVWSDYTSEENYKEGAKRGAIDPCFPSKIGIPHVHNLLYHKHTEKQPLHYIFFPMIDCMPTFMDNIQSSRACPTVTATPEAVKAAFTKESDLFADHGLQYLDTFVNFSEPGLLARQMFAEFADKLGLSPEENARACRVAWDYYDGFYADLRRQAREQIDQLEAKNEVGVVLLTRPYHHDPGVCHEIPDEFQKLGIPVFTMDVLPRDPDILERLFGEEVRRGDFASPVSIEDAWKNAYSENTNRKVWAAKFAARHPNLVALELSSFKCGHDAPIYSVIEEIIETSGTPYFCFKDIDENKPTGSIKIRVETIAYFLRRHREKLAMRQAKMAQIEAQLAAMERELRARSGTVHGAAAISAHPARDASVDRGVVVGV; this is encoded by the coding sequence ATGAACCACGCTCCGAACCACGAGGCCGATCACGGTCACACGCACACCGGCGGGTGCTGCTCTTCCACGGGTGCCGCCGCTTCAGGCAATGGCACAAGCGGCGGGTCGTTCGCCGACAAGGGCTTCGCCGCCAAGAACGGTGGTTCGTCCGGCGGCGGGTGTTCTTCGGGCGGGTGCTGTTCCTCCAAGTCCGGCGACTCTAGCCTCACGTCTCAAGCCCCAGGTCTGGTTCAACTCAACGTCGGCATCATCAAGAGCGAAAAGACCAAGCCGGTCATCGAGGACCTGCCGTTCGCGCCGACGGAGAAATATCCGCAAGGCCTTTTCATCGGCCTCGATGTCGGCAGCACGACGGTGAAGTACGTCGTCGTCGATCCGGTGACGGACGAAATCCTCGCGAAGGATTATCAACGGCACGACACGAAGCAGCCCGAAAAGTGCATCGAGATGTTCGGGCAGATCGCGCAGCAGTTTCACGACGTGCCGCGCAACGCCTTTCGCATCTTCATGACCGGCAGCGGCGGATCGAGCATCGGCAAGCGCATCGGCGCGCGATTCGTGCAGGAGGTCAACGCCGTCAGCCTTGCCGTGGAGAAGCTCTATCCCGACGTGCAAAGCGTCGTGGAACTCGGCGGGCAGGACGCGAAGATCATCGTCTTCAAGACCGACGAATCGACCGGCAAGAAGAAAAAAATCCCCAGCATGAACGACAAATGCGCCGGCGGCACCGGCGCGGTCATCGACAAGATCAACGCGAAACTCAAAATACCCACTGAACAACTTTGCGAAATGGGCTACGTCGGCCTGCGGCTGCACCCCGTCGCCGGCAAGTGCGGCGTCTTCGCCGAGACCGACATCAACGGCCTGCAAAAGCAGGGCGTGCCGCCCGATGAACTGATGGCCTCGCTGTTCGAGAGCATCATCCAGCAGAACCTCGCGGTGCTGACGCGCGGGCACACGCTTCGGCCGCAATTGCTGCTATTGGGCGGGCCGAATTGTTATATCAAGGGTATGCGCGATTGCTGGCGTCACAACGTGCCGGCGATCTGGCGCGAGCGGAAGATTGAATTCGATGAGAGCAAGCCGATCGAGGAATTGATCGTCGTGCCGGACAACGCGCAGTATTTCGCCGCCCTCGGCGCGGTGGAATATGCGAAGATCGAAGTGCAGGACAATCCCGACTTCGGCGTCTTCCGCGGATTGGACGAACTCAAATGGTACATCACCGTCGGCCGCATCGAGGAGAAGAAGGCCGCCGGCAGCAAAGGATTGTGGAAGGATGAGGCGGACCTCGCCGCGTTCAAAGAGAAGTATCGCCACGCGAAGTGGGAGGCGCCGCGGTTCACGCCGGGCAGCACCGTCCGCGCGTTCATCGGCGTCGACGGCGGCAGCACCAGCACCAAGGGTGTGCTGGTGGACGAGGAGAAGAACGTCGTCGGCCGGGCGTACCAGCTTTCCAAGGGCAACCCGATCGAAGACACGATGGAGATTTTCGCGCTGCTGGAGAAGCAGGTCGCCGATCAGGGCTGCAAGCTGGAGGTGCTCGGCGTCGGCACGACGGGCTATGCGAAGGATATTTTGAAAGATGTATTAAAAGCGGATGTGGCGCTCGTGGAGACGGTCGCGCACACGCAGGCGGGCTTGCATTTTTATCCCGACACTGACGTGATCGTCGACGTCGGCGGGCAGGATATCAAGCTCATCATCCTCAAGAACGGCCAGGTGAAGGACTTCAAGCTCAACACGCAATGCTCGGCGGGCAACGGGTACTTTCTGCAGAGCACGGCCCAGGGCTTCGGCTTCAAGGTCGAGGATTTCGCCGACATCGCCTTCAGCGCCGAGGCCATGCCGTCGTTCGGCTACGGCTGCGCGGTGTTCATGCAGAGCGACATTGTCGACTTCCAGCGGCAGGGTTGGTCGCCGAACGAGATCATGGCCGGCCTGTGCGACGTGTTGCCCAAGAACATCTGGTTGTACGTTTCGCAGATTCCGAATCTCGCCAAGCTGGGCACGAAATTTATTCTTCAGGGCGGCACGCAGCACAACCTCGCGGCGGTGAAGACACAAGTCGATTTCATCACCAGCCGCTTCAAGGGCATGGCGACGCAGCCCACGGTGACGGTGCATAAGTTCTGCGGCGAGGCCGGCGCGATCGGCTGCGCGGTCGAGGCGCATCGGATGTTCACCGAACTGGGCCATCGCTCGTCGTTCATCGGGCTGGAGCGGGTGCAGCAGATCACCTATCGCACGACGCGGAATGAAAATACCCGCTGCTACTTCTGCAAGAACAAGTGCCTGCGCACGTTCATCGACGTGAAGACGGGCGAGGAGCAAGCCGACGGATTGCAATCCGTCGGCATCGGCGACACGCATCCGAGCCGCGACCGTGAGGGAGCGGGTTCGGGCGTGCTCGTCAGCCTAACGACGCAGATCATCAAGCAGGGGCCGGAGGCGGGTCACCCGACGCGCATCAAGCATGGCAGCGTGGCAAGCGCCGCTGCGTCATCACAAGAATCCGACGGGTCGCAATCCGTCGGCGTCAAGGGTTCTGTGGAGGGCGCCGCCGCGAATGCGAAACCCGCCAAGAGCAAATCCAAAGTCGCGCTTGAGGAAGGCGAGCAGCGGCTCATCATCGCCACCTGCGAAAAAGGCACCGTCGAAGACGTGAACGACATGCGCGAGATCAAGGCCGGCCTCGACGCGATCAAGAAGGCCTATCCCAACTTCGCGGAAATCTGCGCTCGCGAGGCGTTCGCACCGGCCGACGTGCCGTGCGTGGCGGATGATGTCGCCGAGGCGGAGAAAGCGGCGGCGGGCTTCGGCCTGCCCGATCGACTGGTGCTGCCGGCGGTCCGACGCAAGCGCGAGGCGGCGCGGCAGCGCGTCGAGCTGTTGAAAAAGCGCGGCGACATTCGCATCGGCATGCCGCGCGTATTGAATATGTACTCGATGGGTCCGTGGTTCATGGGCTACTTCCAGGCTCTGGGCATTCGCTCGGCCAATCTTGTCTGGAGCGATTACACCAGCGAGGAGAATTACAAAGAGGGCGCCAAGCGAGGCGCCATCGACCCCTGCTTCCCCAGCAAGATCGGCATCCCGCATGTCCACAATTTGCTTTATCACAAGCACACCGAGAAGCAGCCGCTGCATTACATTTTCTTCCCGATGATCGACTGCATGCCGACGTTCATGGATAACATCCAGAGCAGCCGGGCCTGCCCGACGGTGACCGCGACGCCCGAGGCGGTGAAAGCGGCCTTCACCAAGGAGAGCGATCTCTTCGCCGACCACGGGCTGCAGTATCTCGATACGTTTGTCAATTTTTCCGAGCCGGGCCTCCTCGCGCGCCAGATGTTCGCCGAATTCGCCGACAAGCTGGGCCTCTCTCCCGAGGAAAACGCCCGTGCCTGCCGGGTCGCATGGGACTACTACGACGGCTTCTACGCCGACCTGCGCCGCCAGGCCCGCGAGCAGATTGATCAGCTGGAGGCGAAGAACGAGGTCGGCGTCGTGCTGCTGACGCGGCCGTATCATCACGACCCCGGCGTCTGTCATGAGATTCCCGACGAGTTTCAGAAGCTGGGCATCCCGGTGTTCACGATGGATGTGCTGCCGCGCGATCCGGATATTCTCGAGCGCTTGTTCGGCGAGGAAGTGCGCCGCGGCGATTTCGCCAGTCCCGTTTCGATTGAAGATGCGTGGAAGAACGCCTACAGCGAGAACACCAATCGCAAGGTCTGGGCCGCCAAGTTCGCGGCGCGGCACCCGAATCTCGTCGCGCTGGAACTCTCCAGCTTCAAGTGCGGCCACGACGCGCCGATCTACAGCGTGATCGAGGAGATCATCGAGACCAGCGGCACGCCGTACTTCTGCTTCAAGGACATCGACGAGAACAAACCGACCGGCTCGATCAAGATTCGAGTTGAGACAATCGCCTACTTCCTGCGGCGGCACCGGGAGAAACTGGCGATGCGGCAGGCGAAGATGGCTCAGATCGAGGCGCAATTGGCGGCGATGGAGCGCGAGTTGCGAGCGCGGAGCGGGACGGTGCACGGCGCGGCCGCGATCAGCGCTCATCCTGCCCGGGATGCTTCCGTCGATCGCGGCGTGGTGGTGGGTGTGTGA
- the agaA_1 gene encoding Alpha-agarase precursor: MTRVRFSVAVLGIAALLGAADRAAASFHLMQIEQVIGGVGGDTDAQAIQLRMRANGEGQVSQGRLVVRDATGANPVTILVFPSNVANEAQGGRILIASNAFIAKSLPNAQADFTMTATIPSGYLAGGSLTFERNNNGGILWRVSWGTYSGSNAGETTNDADGNFGPPFGSALPSAGTSALTFGGTAGAMSTNNAADYSIPAGAATFTNNRGCEFVVNAAPACGATDTDGDSTNDDCDSCTDSDGDGFGDPGFPANCCAADGCPNDPNKTAPGDCGCGVADDDADGDGVLDCNDTCANTPAGQSVNGEGCSCAQLDPNADSDGDGVTDCNDVCPNDPNKSTSAGACGCGNAETDTDGDGTPDCTDGCPNDPNKIAPGNLGCGVAEADADGDLIPDSADNCPNVSNADQADEDNDGVGDECEAGHDDGGANCGQTGGCGAMGGSMLPLLLLGRGKRRRRGFRG; encoded by the coding sequence ATGACGCGTGTTCGCTTTTCCGTAGCCGTTCTTGGAATCGCTGCACTGCTCGGCGCTGCCGACCGCGCTGCGGCGTCCTTCCACCTGATGCAGATCGAGCAGGTCATCGGCGGAGTCGGCGGCGACACCGACGCCCAGGCGATCCAACTACGCATGCGCGCCAACGGCGAAGGGCAGGTGTCGCAGGGGCGGCTGGTCGTGCGCGATGCGACCGGCGCCAACCCGGTGACGATTCTCGTCTTCCCGTCGAATGTCGCGAATGAGGCACAGGGCGGGCGAATTCTGATCGCGTCCAATGCCTTCATCGCCAAGAGCCTGCCCAATGCGCAGGCTGACTTCACGATGACCGCGACCATTCCATCCGGCTACCTCGCCGGCGGCTCGCTGACCTTCGAGCGCAACAACAACGGCGGCATTCTCTGGCGCGTGAGTTGGGGAACATACAGCGGCAGCAACGCCGGCGAAACGACCAACGACGCCGACGGAAACTTCGGCCCGCCGTTCGGCTCGGCCCTGCCGTCGGCCGGAACGTCCGCGCTGACGTTCGGCGGCACAGCCGGCGCGATGAGCACCAACAACGCGGCGGATTACTCGATCCCCGCCGGCGCGGCGACGTTCACCAACAACCGCGGCTGCGAGTTCGTCGTCAACGCGGCGCCGGCCTGTGGCGCGACCGACACCGACGGCGACAGCACAAACGATGACTGCGACAGTTGCACCGACAGCGACGGCGACGGGTTCGGCGATCCCGGTTTCCCCGCCAATTGCTGCGCGGCCGATGGCTGTCCGAATGATCCGAACAAGACCGCGCCCGGCGACTGCGGTTGCGGCGTGGCCGATGACGACGCCGACGGCGACGGCGTGCTCGACTGTAACGACACGTGCGCGAATACGCCGGCTGGACAAAGCGTGAACGGCGAGGGCTGCTCCTGCGCCCAGCTCGATCCCAACGCCGATAGCGATGGCGATGGCGTCACCGATTGCAACGACGTTTGTCCGAATGATCCGAACAAATCCACATCGGCCGGGGCCTGCGGGTGCGGCAATGCCGAGACCGATACCGACGGTGACGGCACGCCCGATTGCACCGACGGCTGCCCGAACGACCCGAACAAGATTGCGCCGGGCAATCTCGGCTGCGGCGTGGCAGAGGCTGACGCGGACGGCGACCTGATCCCCGATTCGGCAGACAATTGTCCGAATGTGTCCAACGCAGACCAGGCCGACGAAGACAACGACGGCGTGGGTGACGAATGCGAAGCCGGGCACGATGACGGCGGCGCGAATTGCGGCCAGACCGGCGGCTGCGGCGCGATGGGTGGTTCGATGCTACCGCTACTATTGCTGGGACGCGGAAAACGCCGGCGGCGAGGATTTCGGGGATAA
- the agaA_2 gene encoding Alpha-agarase precursor — protein sequence MLRSHTRLVLSICTAVAATVFPAAVRAVDINVPGDHATIQAAIAAASDGDRILVAANTYTTPAGGLVVDVPNLQLLSTAGSATTIIENNTAGMPVIIISAPGVTIGDVGQGFHIRQLQAASDAIEVQADQVKFGVPTRIQNNRISGNNSGEGIYVDSYIEAGLFVVQNNTFNRNGGTYSFDTGIDFDSADHPSANVGSISSIDSNIDVLNNTFTDMDTYGVYFDYHCYKSNINVNNNTLTGATGYSAIYFDYGIDVFSTANINGNTITDFGDYSIYMYDITSNCVANVNNNMITGVTYAGIELDYIYYQSTVNINNNTVTGDGSADYGIYPYDTEYASTTNVSGNTINGFDDTGIYTYYNYYGSTVMVTGNTIGSSTQMDYGIYIDTEYGSSTTITGNTISGFDYAGIEEEYPYAGCTTNISNNTLTADNGGADYGILVDGPYYGSSVTVNNNTATNFDYAGIYIYDTYDNTHITCNNNMLTAHPSGADYGIYQGYLESYSTGTFDMNTASGFDYAGFYNDDCYYTSDLTVTNNTFNAISSGADYGIYIYETAEGSDGTVNNNTCTNFDYAGIYYEYPSYEAGVAWINGNTLTALSTGADYGIYVYEVYTGEATIDGNTITNPDYTGIYVEYVDYGGHCDVTNNTVTMNSSGGDFGIYNYEVYEAGSTLNVTGNTVTNYGNMGGGEGGFWQDDYTEYGSRLNVSNNTFTAHANGSEYGIYSDGGASDGSKFFCMNNTVQGYTYCGLYTYYTYDGSETTFVGNIFTPQTNMGDFGIMLDDGVEYGSHANVSNNTVNGFTDSGVSIDYYVDDGSTCAVNYNVLDGDPNTGGSFGVYFDDYIEYGSHVEVIGNSIGGIKGDVADDTAGVYFGEYVEYGSSATVCENYIRGRTGEAGNYMAGVYFYYTAYEGSTLTVCNNDIAGFWDAGIFFYDDVEYGCSVHITNNKIDGGRFGIWTNGYDWIDGTDGSITGNTISNFSEVGIDANAIWGSLIDIANNRIQGNGSVAGVDIQDLVDGAAEVTIRNNCITGVDTGVEVEDIMDTAFVNVNGNDFDGVATTGIVNVMGLAANAIDGTGNFFGAVPTKATGEVDVSGELGSAPDNDGDGVIDCDDACPDTASGDDVDADGCSCIQLNPTGDADGDGVLDCNDNCPNVANADQADSDGDGVGDACSAAPPGPPPCGIMPCGPGALMAMPFALLGILVMGRRRVR from the coding sequence ATGCTTCGCAGCCACACGAGACTTGTACTGTCCATTTGTACGGCGGTTGCAGCGACGGTTTTTCCTGCTGCGGTCCGCGCCGTTGACATCAACGTGCCCGGCGATCATGCGACGATTCAAGCGGCCATTGCCGCAGCCAGCGATGGGGATCGCATCCTCGTCGCAGCCAATACGTACACGACGCCCGCGGGCGGCCTGGTCGTTGACGTACCGAACCTGCAACTGTTGAGCACGGCCGGTTCGGCGACGACGATCATCGAGAACAACACGGCGGGCATGCCGGTCATCATCATCTCGGCGCCGGGCGTCACGATCGGTGATGTCGGCCAGGGCTTCCACATCCGCCAATTGCAGGCCGCGAGCGATGCGATCGAGGTGCAGGCCGACCAGGTCAAGTTCGGCGTGCCGACGAGGATTCAGAACAACCGCATCTCGGGCAACAACTCGGGCGAAGGCATCTATGTGGACAGTTACATCGAGGCCGGCCTGTTCGTCGTGCAGAACAACACGTTCAACCGCAACGGCGGCACGTATTCGTTTGATACCGGCATCGATTTTGACAGCGCCGACCATCCGAGCGCCAACGTCGGGTCCATCAGCTCCATCGACTCCAACATTGACGTTCTCAATAACACGTTTACGGACATGGATACCTATGGCGTTTATTTCGATTACCACTGCTACAAGAGCAACATCAACGTCAACAACAACACCTTGACCGGGGCGACGGGTTATTCCGCCATCTATTTCGACTACGGGATCGACGTTTTCTCGACCGCCAACATCAACGGCAACACGATCACGGACTTCGGTGATTACAGCATTTACATGTATGACATCACCAGCAACTGCGTCGCGAACGTCAACAACAACATGATCACCGGCGTCACCTATGCCGGCATCGAACTGGACTACATCTACTACCAAAGCACGGTCAACATCAACAACAACACGGTGACCGGCGACGGTTCCGCCGACTACGGCATTTACCCGTACGACACGGAATACGCCAGTACGACGAATGTCAGTGGCAACACCATCAATGGCTTCGACGACACCGGTATCTACACCTATTACAACTACTACGGCTCAACGGTAATGGTCACCGGCAACACCATCGGCAGCAGCACGCAAATGGATTACGGGATCTACATCGACACCGAATACGGTTCGAGTACGACGATCACCGGCAACACGATCAGCGGGTTCGACTATGCCGGCATTGAGGAGGAATACCCTTACGCCGGCTGCACCACGAACATCAGCAACAACACGCTGACGGCTGACAACGGCGGCGCGGATTACGGCATTCTGGTCGACGGCCCCTATTACGGGAGCTCCGTCACCGTGAACAACAACACCGCGACGAACTTCGACTACGCGGGCATCTACATCTACGACACCTACGACAACACGCACATCACCTGCAACAACAACATGCTGACGGCCCATCCCAGCGGCGCGGATTACGGCATCTATCAGGGTTACCTGGAATCCTATAGCACGGGCACGTTCGACATGAACACTGCTTCGGGCTTTGATTATGCCGGCTTTTACAACGACGACTGCTACTACACGAGCGATCTTACTGTCACCAACAACACGTTTAATGCGATCTCCAGCGGCGCCGACTACGGCATTTACATCTATGAGACGGCCGAAGGCTCCGACGGAACGGTCAACAACAACACCTGCACCAACTTTGACTATGCGGGTATTTACTACGAGTACCCGTCGTACGAAGCGGGCGTCGCCTGGATCAACGGCAACACACTGACGGCCCTGTCCACCGGCGCCGATTACGGCATCTACGTGTACGAGGTGTACACCGGTGAGGCGACGATCGACGGCAACACGATCACCAATCCGGACTATACGGGCATCTACGTCGAATACGTTGACTACGGCGGACACTGCGACGTCACCAACAACACCGTCACCATGAACAGCAGCGGTGGCGATTTCGGCATCTACAACTACGAAGTGTACGAGGCCGGCTCGACGTTGAATGTCACCGGCAACACCGTCACCAACTACGGCAACATGGGCGGCGGCGAGGGCGGGTTCTGGCAGGATGACTACACCGAGTACGGCTCGCGGCTGAACGTGTCCAACAACACGTTTACGGCGCACGCCAATGGTTCGGAATACGGCATCTACAGCGACGGCGGCGCCTCCGACGGCTCGAAATTCTTCTGCATGAACAACACGGTGCAGGGCTACACCTATTGCGGTCTCTACACCTATTACACGTATGACGGCTCCGAGACGACGTTTGTCGGCAACATCTTCACCCCGCAGACCAACATGGGCGACTTCGGCATCATGCTGGATGACGGCGTGGAATACGGCAGCCATGCCAACGTCAGCAACAACACGGTCAACGGTTTCACCGATTCCGGCGTCAGCATTGACTACTACGTCGATGATGGCAGCACGTGCGCGGTGAACTACAACGTGCTGGACGGCGATCCAAACACCGGAGGTTCCTTTGGAGTTTACTTTGATGATTACATCGAGTACGGCTCGCACGTCGAGGTGATCGGCAACAGCATCGGCGGCATCAAGGGTGACGTGGCCGACGACACAGCCGGCGTCTACTTCGGCGAATACGTTGAGTACGGTAGTTCGGCCACGGTTTGTGAAAACTACATCCGCGGCCGCACTGGCGAGGCGGGTAACTATATGGCCGGCGTCTACTTCTACTACACCGCGTACGAAGGCAGCACCCTGACGGTCTGCAACAATGACATTGCCGGCTTCTGGGATGCGGGCATCTTCTTCTACGACGACGTCGAGTACGGCTGCTCGGTCCACATCACCAACAACAAGATCGACGGCGGTCGATTCGGCATTTGGACCAACGGCTACGACTGGATCGACGGCACCGACGGCTCGATCACCGGCAACACGATCTCGAACTTCTCCGAGGTCGGCATTGATGCCAACGCCATCTGGGGCTCGCTGATCGACATCGCCAACAACCGGATCCAGGGCAACGGCTCGGTGGCCGGTGTGGACATTCAGGACCTGGTCGATGGTGCGGCCGAAGTGACCATCCGCAACAACTGCATCACCGGCGTCGATACCGGTGTTGAAGTGGAAGACATCATGGACACGGCCTTCGTGAACGTGAACGGCAACGACTTCGACGGCGTCGCGACGACCGGCATCGTCAACGTGATGGGTCTGGCCGCCAACGCGATCGACGGAACCGGCAACTTCTTCGGCGCCGTGCCGACGAAGGCCACCGGTGAGGTTGATGTCAGCGGCGAGTTGGGCTCGGCCCCGGACAACGACGGCGACGGCGTCATCGACTGCGACGACGCCTGTCCCGACACGGCCAGCGGCGACGACGTGGACGCCGACGGCTGCTCGTGCATCCAGCTGAACCCGACCGGCGATGCCGACGGGGACGGCGTGTTGGATTGCAACGACAACTGCCCGAACGTGGCGAACGCCGACCAGGCCGATTCGGATGGCGATGGAGTTGGCGATGCCTGCTCCGCCGCGCCTCCGGGCCCGCCGCCGTGCGGCATCATGCCGTGCGGTCCGGGCGCGCTGATGGCCATGCCGTTTGCTTTGCTCGGCATCCTCGTCATGGGTCGCCGACGCGTGCGGTAG